The following proteins come from a genomic window of Halorussus halophilus:
- the nth gene encoding endonuclease III translates to MGTKLESREAQVEEVLDRLYEEYPDSTISLNFSNRLELLIAVMLSAQCTDERVNKETEHLFEKYQSVEDYANADVDELSEDIGSITYHNSKADYIVSSANLIIDEYGGEVPDTMEELTELKGVGRKTANVVLQHGHDVVEGIVVDTHVQRLSRRLGITEEEPPKKIEQDLMPLVPEEDWQQLTHLFISHGRATCTAINPDCSDCVLEDICPSSKLDHDVDLASGEPWD, encoded by the coding sequence ATGGGAACAAAGCTCGAATCACGCGAAGCCCAAGTCGAGGAGGTACTCGATAGGCTCTACGAGGAGTATCCCGACTCCACGATTTCACTCAACTTCTCCAACCGACTCGAACTGCTCATCGCGGTCATGCTCTCCGCGCAGTGTACCGACGAGCGCGTCAACAAGGAGACCGAACACCTCTTCGAGAAGTACCAGTCCGTCGAAGACTACGCGAACGCCGATGTGGACGAACTCTCCGAAGACATCGGCTCCATCACCTACCACAACAGCAAGGCCGACTACATCGTCAGCAGTGCGAACCTCATCATCGACGAGTACGGCGGCGAAGTCCCCGACACGATGGAAGAACTAACAGAGCTGAAAGGTGTCGGCCGGAAGACCGCGAACGTCGTGCTCCAACATGGCCACGACGTGGTCGAGGGAATCGTCGTGGACACGCACGTCCAGCGACTCTCGCGGCGACTCGGCATCACCGAGGAAGAACCGCCGAAGAAGATAGAACAGGACCTGATGCCACTCGTGCCCGAAGAAGATTGGCAACAGCTTACGCATCTGTTCATCAGCCACGGCCGGGCGACCTGCACCGCGATAAACCCCGACTGTTCGGACTGCGTGCTGGAAGACATCTGTCCGTCCTCGAAACTCGACCACGACGTAGACCTCGCCAGCGGCGAGCCATGGGACTGA
- a CDS encoding DUF7321 family protein, with amino-acid sequence MVSDALVATVAALSVTASFPFYVYGAWYILDQEVVTWSVLVHHLKFIVVGLLLTTVPMVTWMGPRFLQQFGKGFAALHAFLGLQAYAMLIVALTGIVRIFQVKRDHDLYAEDADHDVDIGELHENMGAWRGRLRVGVVGYVLFWLLAWLVGMVRFVLQYVLA; translated from the coding sequence ATGGTCAGCGACGCGCTGGTAGCGACAGTGGCCGCCCTCTCGGTGACGGCCAGTTTTCCGTTCTACGTCTACGGCGCGTGGTACATCCTCGACCAAGAGGTCGTCACGTGGTCCGTGCTGGTCCACCACCTGAAGTTCATCGTGGTCGGCCTCCTGTTGACGACGGTGCCGATGGTGACGTGGATGGGGCCGCGCTTTCTACAGCAGTTCGGCAAGGGGTTCGCCGCACTCCACGCCTTCCTCGGCTTGCAGGCCTACGCGATGCTCATCGTCGCCTTGACGGGCATCGTCCGAATCTTCCAGGTCAAACGCGACCACGACCTTTACGCGGAGGACGCCGACCACGACGTAGACATCGGCGAACTCCACGAAAACATGGGCGCGTGGCGAGGGCGACTTCGAGTCGGCGTCGTCGGCTACGTGCTGTTCTGGCTATTGGCGTGGCTGGTCGGCATGGTCCGGTTCGTCTTGCAGTACGTGCTGGCGTGA
- a CDS encoding DUF7344 domain-containing protein, translating into MTGDPGEMSGKFDEWFSVLADRECRYVLYYFSESDTSVASVAELAEHIGDHDDYHRSDSDRLELSLYHAKLPKLAEADVVEYDARSKTVRYHGHPILEEWVGQTAETECRVL; encoded by the coding sequence ATGACGGGAGACCCGGGAGAAATGTCCGGGAAGTTCGACGAGTGGTTCAGCGTCCTCGCCGACAGAGAGTGTCGGTACGTGCTGTACTACTTCTCCGAGAGCGACACGAGCGTCGCGTCTGTCGCCGAACTCGCCGAACACATCGGTGACCACGACGACTACCATCGCTCGGACTCGGACCGTCTCGAACTCTCATTGTATCACGCCAAACTACCCAAACTGGCGGAGGCCGACGTAGTCGAGTACGACGCCCGGAGTAAGACGGTTCGGTATCACGGCCATCCGATTCTCGAAGAGTGGGTCGGTCAGACCGCCGAAACTGAGTGTCGCGTACTCTGA